From a region of the Butyrivibrio sp. AE3004 genome:
- a CDS encoding GGDEF domain-containing protein produces the protein MRRKILYLTIAYIAFHILLLIGHFVLRPTAIDRCIVLNDGWDVQYNNTEYKNISLSALRRLIGTGTFREDRIILSHENVDLTRIISPTLLFETRFSAWKVSADNEVVTERYYEKYENSEYIGCDNNFVTLPSIEGSVNIAIELLVSEDGAYSYFEPPVIGAYKDIMLFAIYNYLFIFMTSAFLIVFGVIFFAIAVGFRINLPEIKMQMYSALLYIVLGIWFLTQFKILGLFFELKGHQTEIEYISLYLIVPLMYLVMGSMQDYLKNKVFLVFSTTGSIVAVLPIVLHFAGIVHLNQMLLIYQADSAVLLVFMIVMVIKDSREKRVSHSQIIQLVGQIVLSLSFLFNVFFYYLELMGVSEQIMLSKKAVPMGTLCMVFATLVNYQIFLTESVARKKEQASLVHLAYEDGLTGIPNRSRYEKYLTDLSSFDEDFCVISIDLNGLKGVNDNQSHLEGDKYLNEFGKVLENCFFEKGFYARIGGDEFVAVLRGENMELADRIIKEMDEELEKLNRKDPSIKRSAATGYAFRHEITGSDWNEVYLLADERMYMRKVEMKKQR, from the coding sequence ATGCGTAGGAAAATTCTTTATCTGACAATTGCATATATAGCTTTTCATATACTACTGCTTATAGGCCATTTTGTGCTTAGACCTACTGCTATAGACAGGTGCATCGTTTTGAATGATGGCTGGGATGTACAATATAATAATACAGAGTATAAAAATATCAGCTTATCAGCATTAAGAAGACTTATTGGAACGGGGACCTTCAGGGAAGACAGAATTATTCTTTCACATGAAAATGTTGATCTTACAAGGATTATTAGTCCGACACTTCTGTTTGAAACCAGGTTTAGTGCATGGAAGGTAAGCGCTGATAATGAAGTAGTCACAGAACGTTATTATGAGAAATATGAAAATAGCGAATATATAGGTTGTGACAATAATTTTGTTACGCTTCCTTCAATAGAAGGCTCTGTAAATATCGCGATTGAACTACTGGTTTCCGAGGATGGTGCATATAGCTATTTTGAACCTCCGGTAATTGGAGCCTATAAAGATATAATGCTGTTTGCGATTTACAATTACTTATTTATATTTATGACATCGGCTTTTCTTATCGTATTCGGAGTCATTTTTTTTGCCATAGCAGTAGGCTTCAGGATCAATCTTCCGGAGATAAAAATGCAGATGTATTCTGCACTTTTGTATATTGTGCTGGGTATATGGTTCCTTACACAGTTTAAGATACTTGGTCTTTTCTTTGAGCTAAAAGGACATCAGACAGAGATAGAATATATATCTTTGTATCTTATAGTTCCGCTTATGTATCTGGTAATGGGTTCTATGCAGGATTATTTGAAAAATAAGGTTTTTCTTGTTTTTTCAACAACAGGTTCTATCGTTGCGGTATTACCTATTGTCCTTCATTTTGCAGGGATTGTGCACCTAAATCAGATGCTACTCATATATCAGGCGGATTCAGCGGTACTTCTGGTTTTCATGATAGTGATGGTGATTAAGGATTCCAGGGAAAAAAGGGTGTCACATTCGCAGATAATACAGCTTGTAGGACAGATTGTTTTATCATTGTCGTTTCTTTTTAATGTATTTTTCTATTATCTTGAGTTAATGGGTGTTTCAGAGCAGATCATGCTGTCAAAAAAGGCTGTACCTATGGGAACACTCTGTATGGTTTTCGCAACATTGGTCAATTACCAGATATTTCTTACCGAATCCGTTGCAAGGAAAAAGGAACAGGCATCCCTTGTTCATCTTGCATATGAGGACGGACTAACAGGGATTCCCAACAGATCAAGGTATGAAAAGTATTTAACGGATCTTTCATCGTTTGATGAGGATTTTTGCGTGATAAGTATCGACCTTAATGGCCTTAAAGGGGTTAATGATAATCAAAGCCATCTTGAGGGGGATAAGTATCTTAATGAGTTTGGTAAGGTATTGGAGAATTGTTTTTTTGAAAAGGGTTTTTATGCAAGGATTGGCGGGGATGAATTTGTTGCAGTACTCCGCGGCGAAAATATGGAACTGGCTGATAGAATTATAAAAGAAATGGACGAAGAACTTGAAAAACTGAATAGAAAGGACCCTTCAATAAAAAGAAGCGCTGCAACGGGCTATGCCTTCAGGCATGAAATAACAGGCAGCGATTGGA
- a CDS encoding GGDEF domain-containing protein, which produces MQDFIGKQIINRRYLKLPFLIIFLSAVLFAMGSRLFTTPLSTSFTQLDSGWSVCRGEKVYNDVTLSDFSIDDSKKGEVITIKGHTPAVSILSPTIMFKSSLLAVDVWIDGKKEYSFGHETAKKGLIVPKQYNMVTLPDSDIEHDVQISFTIYGDKDFSRFSPIYYGDKHEFIRNFLQYHRLDVFIGGFFFMYSCLFISLGVFLALNRRSTASVFITAAVSMLLGIYTYSYGDIFCFISDNALLFSLLEYVSLYLIPLSISVLLYSIHPEIANVSQRLILAVNTVLPMLFIILHLTDTVHIQWFVVHIQVMGILEALVMLPALVLGIRSERKHRLEAETYIGSDADNYLILGFILLIIFAILEVIRYNFNRYNTHLRAESIFANISYLVMGLLFFIICLFIYYFLNGIEHLNANNVKKQLEGLAYIDALTGLMNRAKCMQYAASLDNQYAVVNLDMDRLKTVNDNLGHLEGDRMLKAFADIMRMAFAEADFIGRTGGDEFMVIFENPESDVCDRCIRMMEKYMDEFNKKNDTFTLSASAGYAYSYEAGGKYEDVFYLADTRMYRMKEQHHNA; this is translated from the coding sequence ATGCAGGATTTTATAGGGAAACAAATAATAAACAGAAGGTATCTAAAGCTTCCGTTTCTCATTATTTTTTTATCCGCAGTTTTGTTTGCAATGGGAAGCAGACTCTTTACTACGCCGTTATCCACATCTTTTACCCAGCTTGACAGTGGCTGGTCTGTTTGTCGTGGAGAGAAAGTTTATAATGACGTAACTCTTTCGGATTTTTCCATAGATGATTCAAAAAAAGGTGAAGTAATAACAATAAAAGGGCATACTCCGGCCGTTTCAATATTGTCTCCGACAATTATGTTCAAGAGTAGCCTTTTAGCAGTTGATGTTTGGATTGATGGTAAGAAAGAGTATTCTTTCGGCCATGAGACTGCAAAAAAAGGTTTGATCGTTCCAAAACAATACAATATGGTAACTCTTCCTGACAGCGACATAGAGCATGATGTTCAGATTTCTTTTACTATCTATGGAGATAAGGATTTTTCCAGATTTTCCCCAATTTATTATGGAGATAAACATGAATTTATCCGAAACTTTTTGCAATATCACAGATTAGATGTTTTTATTGGCGGATTTTTCTTTATGTACTCCTGCCTTTTTATTTCGCTTGGTGTATTTTTGGCACTGAACCGAAGGAGTACTGCTTCCGTGTTTATCACAGCTGCAGTATCAATGCTGCTGGGGATTTATACCTATTCATATGGTGATATTTTCTGTTTCATAAGTGACAATGCGCTATTGTTTTCGCTGCTTGAATATGTATCCCTTTATTTGATCCCTCTATCCATCAGTGTACTTTTGTATTCAATACATCCTGAGATTGCAAATGTGAGCCAGAGACTTATTCTTGCTGTGAACACCGTTCTTCCCATGTTATTCATTATTCTTCATTTGACTGATACAGTACATATTCAATGGTTTGTTGTACATATTCAGGTGATGGGAATTCTGGAGGCACTTGTTATGCTTCCTGCGCTTGTTTTAGGAATCAGGTCTGAGCGAAAGCACAGGCTTGAGGCGGAAACTTATATAGGTAGTGATGCTGATAATTACCTGATATTGGGATTTATTCTCTTGATAATTTTCGCAATTTTAGAGGTGATCAGATACAACTTTAACAGATACAATACACATCTTAGGGCAGAAAGCATATTTGCCAATATAAGCTATCTTGTTATGGGACTGCTCTTTTTCATAATATGTTTATTCATATATTATTTCCTCAACGGAATCGAGCATTTAAATGCCAATAATGTTAAAAAACAGCTCGAAGGGCTTGCATATATTGATGCTTTGACAGGACTGATGAACAGGGCAAAGTGCATGCAGTATGCGGCAAGTCTTGATAATCAGTATGCTGTTGTAAATCTGGATATGGACAGGCTTAAAACTGTAAATGATAATCTCGGACATCTTGAGGGAGATCGCATGTTAAAAGCATTTGCTGACATTATGAGGATGGCGTTTGCCGAGGCTGATTTTATCGGCAGAACAGGCGGAGATGAGTTTATGGTAATTTTTGAGAATCCTGAATCGGACGTGTGCGACAGATGTATCAGGATGATGGAAAAGTATATGGATGAGTTCAATAAGAAAAACGACACATTTACTCTTTCAGCTTCCGCAGGCTATGCTTACAGCTACGAAGCAGGCGGAAAATACGAGGATGTTTTTTATCTGGCGGATACCAGGATGTACAGGATGAAGGAGCAGCATCATAATGCGTAG
- the nagE gene encoding N-acetylglucosamine-specific PTS transporter subunit IIBC, giving the protein MMKYLQKIGKSLMLPVAVLPAAGILYGIGYWIDPTGWGANSVIAAFLIKAASAIIDQIPILFAIGVSVGMAKDHDGTSALSGIVSFLMITTLLSSSAVAMYKGVDVSEVPAAFGKISNAFIGILAGVIGSGCYNKFKDTKLPDYLAFFSGKRCVAIVTAIASIACSFVLYFVWPIIFAALVAFGMAIIGLGPVGAGIYAMLNRALIPLGLHHALNAVFWFDTAGINDLGLFWSGAEGAVKGVTGQYMTGFFPVMMFGLPAGALAMYHTAKDSKKKTAASLLLAGSLASFFTGITEPLEFAFMFMAPGLYLVHAVLTGISAVICSILPMRIGFNFSAGLVDWILSFKAPMAVNPLLLIPVGAAFAVVYYFVFRFVITAFDLKTPGREDDEEDENRITLANDDFTTMARIVLEGLGGKGNIKELDYCATRIRTEINDYTLVDEKKIKQAGIAGVIRPSKNTVQVVIGPKVQFVHDELKKML; this is encoded by the coding sequence ATGATGAAGTATCTGCAAAAGATAGGAAAATCACTTATGCTTCCTGTAGCTGTTCTTCCGGCAGCAGGAATTCTCTATGGTATAGGTTATTGGATCGATCCTACGGGATGGGGAGCAAACAGCGTGATTGCTGCATTTTTAATAAAAGCGGCATCTGCCATAATCGATCAGATTCCTATACTGTTCGCTATCGGTGTATCGGTGGGAATGGCTAAGGATCATGACGGAACCAGTGCGCTTTCCGGTATTGTTTCATTTCTTATGATAACAACACTTCTTAGCTCATCGGCGGTTGCCATGTACAAGGGAGTTGATGTTTCCGAGGTGCCGGCAGCTTTTGGTAAGATCAGTAATGCTTTTATAGGTATACTTGCGGGTGTGATCGGCTCAGGCTGTTACAACAAATTTAAAGACACAAAGCTTCCCGACTATCTTGCATTTTTCAGTGGAAAAAGATGTGTTGCCATAGTTACTGCAATAGCATCAATCGCCTGCTCATTTGTTCTTTATTTTGTATGGCCCATCATCTTTGCAGCATTAGTTGCCTTCGGTATGGCGATCATAGGTCTTGGACCTGTAGGTGCAGGTATCTATGCAATGTTAAACAGAGCACTTATTCCTCTTGGCCTTCATCACGCTCTTAATGCAGTATTCTGGTTTGATACTGCCGGAATAAACGATCTCGGACTTTTCTGGTCCGGAGCGGAAGGTGCGGTAAAAGGGGTAACGGGTCAGTATATGACAGGATTTTTCCCTGTTATGATGTTCGGACTTCCTGCAGGTGCGCTTGCCATGTATCACACTGCAAAGGACAGCAAAAAGAAAACGGCGGCTTCACTTTTACTTGCAGGCTCACTTGCATCGTTCTTTACAGGAATCACAGAGCCTCTTGAATTTGCTTTCATGTTCATGGCACCGGGACTTTATCTGGTACATGCTGTTCTCACAGGTATCTCAGCAGTTATCTGCAGCATTCTTCCCATGAGAATCGGTTTTAACTTTTCAGCGGGGCTTGTTGACTGGATACTGAGCTTCAAAGCGCCTATGGCTGTTAATCCGCTTCTTCTAATTCCTGTAGGAGCAGCATTTGCGGTTGTATACTATTTTGTTTTCCGCTTTGTGATCACAGCTTTTGATCTGAAGACACCCGGACGAGAGGATGACGAAGAGGATGAAAACAGAATAACTCTTGCCAATGATGACTTCACAACTATGGCGAGGATTGTTCTGGAGGGGCTCGGAGGAAAAGGTAATATTAAGGAGCTTGATTACTGCGCAACAAGAATCAGAACCGAAATAAACGATTATACTCTTGTAGATGAAAAGAAGATTAAGCAGGCCGGCATTGCAGGTGTGATCAGACCTTCGAAAAATACGGTTCAGGTTGTTATTGGACCTAAGGTTCAGTTTGTACATGATGAACTAAAAAAGATGCTTTGA
- a CDS encoding transglutaminase domain-containing protein, translated as MFKGIFKKATVILLASMLAFTQPTSSFEVQAKSSVSSSFSKYLKKNGLYYKNMSKAYRPGYKTAKKTYKAGNFNFYGMNSTEYTGKYFYMADHVAAWTGTLQNLSISDAQRTYNVAKSLSKKAKRKKSKYQKAAAIHDALVKHTSYQMGPYQGQSAYEALVNRQAVCAGYSRAFKLMCDICGVPCMCVYGYAGGGTGGGAHQWNIIKLDDGKWYEVDCTFDDPLGGSPNRNFFCLSTAKMSSGMTPQGMSYYHQRTGMDELTTAFNKCIPMATSTKHDKKKAKDLVVK; from the coding sequence ATGTTTAAAGGAATATTCAAAAAGGCAACGGTTATCCTTCTCGCTTCGATGCTGGCTTTTACCCAGCCGACATCATCCTTTGAGGTACAGGCTAAGTCATCTGTATCATCTTCTTTCAGTAAATATCTTAAGAAGAACGGTTTGTATTATAAGAATATGTCAAAAGCCTACAGGCCGGGTTATAAGACAGCAAAGAAGACATATAAAGCCGGAAACTTTAATTTCTACGGAATGAATTCTACGGAGTATACCGGAAAATATTTTTATATGGCAGATCATGTTGCAGCATGGACCGGAACACTTCAGAATCTTTCAATAAGTGATGCTCAAAGAACCTACAATGTTGCGAAAAGTCTCTCAAAGAAGGCTAAAAGGAAAAAATCCAAATATCAGAAAGCAGCTGCAATACATGATGCTCTCGTAAAGCATACAAGCTATCAGATGGGACCTTATCAGGGACAGTCAGCTTATGAAGCACTTGTTAATCGTCAGGCAGTATGTGCCGGATACTCCAGAGCATTTAAGCTTATGTGTGATATTTGCGGAGTTCCGTGTATGTGTGTTTACGGATATGCCGGTGGCGGTACCGGTGGTGGTGCTCACCAGTGGAACATAATAAAGCTTGATGATGGAAAATGGTATGAGGTGGATTGTACCTTTGACGATCCGCTTGGTGGAAGCCCTAATCGAAATTTCTTCTGCCTTTCAACCGCAAAAATGTCCAGTGGAATGACACCACAAGGCATGAGCTACTATCACCAGAGAACAGGCATGGATGAACTCACAACAGCTTTTAATAAATGCATTCCGATGGCAACAAGTACAAAGCATGATAAGAAGAAGGCTAAAGATTTAGTTGTTAAATAA
- a CDS encoding alanine/glycine:cation symporter family protein has product METIKRVNDAVNSFAWGTFGLSLLLGTGFVCTLILGGFQIVHFRHWWKKTFSVVRGEARIINDAGALSQYRAFCMALSATIGTGNIAGVSTAICVGGPGAVFWMWVAAFLGMMTKYSENVLGLYYRRRNSEGAWSGGPMYYLEDGLGKMKNCKRLGKVLGVAFCIFTVLASFGIGNLSQINKITLNTEATFLHDIDMGEFLGAPIIDWWIGVALMFLGAIIIMGGFRRLAYVSENLIPIMSFVYILGCLLIIVIHITSIPAVFASIFHFALGPSALKGGAAGTAVQVAMNTIKSGCKRGVFSNEAGLGSSVMAHVNTCAREPVKQGMWGIAEVFLDTMVICTMTAVVVLNSGAIDLTTGLVKEGTDDATLVAKAFGQVLGRPGEIFVVIVIGLFAFSTVMGWSYYGAKVVEYLIGVIWSKIYRFVFVILMIFGAVMESSLAWDISDTFNGLMMIPNLIGVLALSPLVVKITRNYADRRIRGKDVEPMLSYNKDIQADAIRAIKKGAY; this is encoded by the coding sequence ATGGAGACAATCAAACGTGTTAATGATGCGGTCAATTCCTTTGCATGGGGGACTTTTGGGCTATCGCTTTTGCTTGGAACCGGGTTTGTTTGTACACTTATTTTGGGCGGTTTTCAGATCGTGCATTTTAGGCACTGGTGGAAGAAAACATTTTCAGTTGTAAGAGGTGAAGCACGAATTATCAATGATGCGGGAGCACTGTCCCAATACAGAGCTTTTTGCATGGCACTATCGGCCACAATAGGAACAGGCAATATTGCGGGAGTTTCGACTGCTATCTGTGTCGGAGGACCGGGAGCAGTGTTCTGGATGTGGGTGGCAGCATTTCTTGGAATGATGACCAAGTATTCGGAAAATGTTCTGGGACTTTATTACAGGCGAAGGAATTCCGAAGGAGCGTGGTCAGGCGGTCCCATGTACTATCTTGAGGATGGCCTTGGAAAAATGAAAAACTGTAAACGACTCGGAAAAGTTCTGGGTGTGGCATTCTGCATATTTACAGTACTTGCTTCTTTTGGTATAGGGAATCTCAGTCAGATAAATAAGATAACCCTGAATACTGAGGCAACGTTTTTACATGATATTGATATGGGCGAGTTCCTTGGTGCGCCTATTATTGACTGGTGGATTGGCGTTGCACTTATGTTTTTGGGTGCGATCATCATCATGGGAGGCTTTAGAAGACTTGCGTATGTTTCCGAAAATCTTATCCCCATTATGTCGTTTGTGTATATACTTGGGTGCCTTCTTATAATAGTTATCCATATTACAAGCATTCCGGCTGTTTTTGCATCTATCTTTCATTTTGCGCTGGGACCCTCTGCATTAAAAGGCGGGGCAGCAGGCACAGCTGTACAGGTTGCCATGAATACCATAAAAAGCGGATGTAAAAGAGGCGTTTTCTCTAATGAGGCGGGACTTGGCTCTTCAGTAATGGCACATGTTAATACCTGCGCCAGAGAGCCGGTGAAACAGGGAATGTGGGGGATAGCCGAGGTCTTTCTTGATACGATGGTAATCTGCACAATGACGGCTGTTGTGGTTTTGAACTCTGGCGCAATAGACCTTACTACAGGACTTGTCAAAGAGGGGACAGACGATGCTACTCTGGTTGCGAAAGCATTCGGTCAGGTTCTTGGTCGTCCCGGTGAGATTTTTGTGGTAATTGTGATTGGACTTTTTGCCTTCTCTACCGTAATGGGATGGTCTTACTACGGAGCAAAGGTTGTCGAATATCTTATTGGCGTAATCTGGTCAAAGATATACCGCTTTGTTTTTGTCATACTGATGATTTTCGGTGCCGTAATGGAATCATCACTTGCATGGGATATATCCGATACATTTAACGGTCTTATGATGATACCGAATCTGATAGGTGTACTTGCATTATCACCGCTTGTAGTAAAAATCACGAGAAACTACGCAGATAGAAGAATTCGTGGTAAGGATGTTGAGCCTATGCTTTCCTATAATAAGGATATTCAGGCGGACGCTATCCGTGCTATAAAGAAAGGGGCTTATTAA
- a CDS encoding DegV family protein: MSIFSLVKKLIARINDPNRNLYERLFVLMTIISDIAVSIALIADLITGENIYEIILLTATIIIVPIITFTCLYKDRIQVAIRLIIISLVFVVLPGIFFFGGGVEGGAALWIIFAFLYVGLVISGVWRIVMMTLLFILALVCYLVDYFHPELIHGHSRSMFYVDSFLSLILVSLVCFVMVMFQNRVFKQENRRAKKAAERAEELNRSQNRFFSSMSHEIRTPINSILGLNELILREENISDEVARDAVGIQGAGKMLLALINDILDFSKMEAGSMDIVPVEYKVGDLMSEIVNMIWLRAQEKGLELNVSVDPNVPSVLYGDEVRIKQILINILNNAVKYTKEGSVGLHIESEEAGENTVMLRISVSDTGMGIKKDSMPYLFDAFKRVDEEKNRHIEGTGLGLSIVKQLVELMDGTISVNSVYGEGSTFNVILKQGVSDAEAIGELSIQNYGLVRKHAYESRFTAPDASVLIVDDNEMNLEVERKLLLATRMRVDTALSGKKALEETIKTHYDVILMDHLMPEMDGIDCLKEIRSQVGGLNQMTPIVVLTANAGSENKELYNHSGFDGYLIKPVSGEALEDMLLNHIPNDKLNIKNRTERMAGNTNATAGYSRKIPVAITTSSMCDLPDAVMRDPRLPILPFVIQTEDGIFKDGVQIGADELVRYIKGGKKALSAPPSTSVYTDFFANTLKTAHHVIYISLTTSMSDDYDRAVEASKAFDNVTIINSECLSSAMGLLVLIACKLAQRDVPVEEMIQELEMVKKRLKCSFIIENTDFMLKNGRISKSMHRFAESLSLRPWLRFKDDQSGVGGIFIGSKWSVYKSYIKRAFPVDQIPDSDVLFITYVDIDYETLLRIKKEVSKIAYFENIVFQQASAAISSNCGPGSFGLLYFIKSNKSYNVSSLIPTDMSIEVNNDVEGQIADENAAEDEDILTDNDNEKEIAAEDETSKPLWYESIEGIDGKIAIQNSGSEDAFKTVLKIFYDSIEEKEEELKTAYESEDWENYTIKIHALKSSCKLIGAMKLSEEALALEMAGKEGNTEYIRDNYDGFMEKYHEYKEILGKLYEGEEKADENEPAKPLADSFLMESVYEAIAAAAEDMDSDGIDEALSELSEYDVQGDDKEKIENIKKLAAKYDYEGITQLLGSL, encoded by the coding sequence ATGAGTATTTTCAGCTTAGTGAAAAAACTGATCGCACGAATAAATGATCCTAACAGAAATCTGTATGAAAGATTATTTGTGCTCATGACTATCATAAGTGACATTGCTGTTAGTATTGCGCTTATTGCAGACCTCATAACAGGTGAGAACATATATGAAATCATACTTCTTACAGCGACCATTATCATAGTACCGATCATAACTTTTACATGTCTTTATAAGGACAGGATTCAGGTAGCCATAAGACTTATTATTATCAGTCTTGTTTTCGTCGTTTTACCCGGCATCTTTTTCTTTGGCGGGGGTGTAGAAGGCGGGGCAGCTCTGTGGATCATCTTTGCGTTCCTATACGTAGGTCTTGTAATATCCGGTGTATGGCGCATAGTTATGATGACCCTTTTGTTTATACTTGCACTTGTGTGTTATCTTGTTGATTATTTCCACCCGGAGCTCATACATGGGCACAGCCGAAGCATGTTTTATGTGGATTCATTCCTTTCACTTATTCTGGTAAGCCTTGTCTGCTTTGTGATGGTAATGTTCCAGAATCGGGTGTTCAAACAGGAAAACAGAAGAGCAAAAAAGGCAGCGGAGCGCGCAGAGGAACTCAACAGGTCCCAGAACAGATTCTTTTCCAGCATGAGCCATGAAATCAGAACACCCATTAACTCAATTTTGGGATTAAATGAGCTTATCCTAAGAGAAGAGAATATCTCAGATGAAGTAGCCAGGGATGCAGTCGGAATCCAGGGAGCAGGTAAAATGCTCCTTGCGCTCATAAACGATATTCTTGACTTTTCCAAGATGGAGGCAGGAAGTATGGATATTGTCCCCGTGGAATATAAGGTCGGGGATCTGATGTCCGAAATTGTAAACATGATATGGCTTCGTGCTCAGGAAAAAGGGCTGGAACTGAATGTCAGTGTTGATCCGAATGTTCCGTCTGTTTTATATGGTGATGAAGTACGAATAAAACAGATACTTATCAATATTCTTAACAATGCGGTTAAATATACAAAGGAGGGCTCAGTAGGTCTTCATATTGAGAGCGAAGAAGCCGGAGAAAATACGGTTATGCTCCGTATTTCCGTATCTGATACGGGAATGGGAATAAAAAAGGATTCAATGCCTTACCTCTTTGATGCCTTTAAGCGTGTTGACGAAGAAAAGAACAGACACATAGAAGGAACAGGTCTTGGTCTCAGCATAGTAAAGCAGCTGGTTGAACTTATGGATGGTACCATATCCGTGAACAGTGTTTACGGAGAAGGCTCTACTTTTAATGTCATTCTAAAGCAGGGAGTATCTGATGCGGAAGCAATAGGAGAGCTTAGCATTCAAAATTACGGATTAGTCAGGAAGCATGCGTATGAGAGCCGCTTTACAGCGCCTGACGCAAGTGTGCTTATAGTCGATGATAATGAGATGAATCTGGAGGTGGAACGAAAGCTCCTTCTTGCTACCAGGATGAGAGTAGACACTGCTTTAAGCGGCAAAAAAGCACTGGAAGAAACAATAAAGACTCACTATGATGTCATACTTATGGATCATCTGATGCCGGAAATGGACGGAATAGATTGCCTTAAAGAAATCCGAAGCCAGGTTGGCGGCCTCAATCAGATGACCCCTATAGTTGTTCTTACGGCAAATGCGGGAAGTGAGAATAAGGAGCTTTATAATCATTCTGGTTTTGACGGATATCTTATTAAACCCGTGTCCGGAGAAGCTCTTGAAGATATGCTTCTTAATCACATACCAAATGATAAACTTAATATCAAAAATCGTACTGAGCGTATGGCTGGGAATACAAATGCTACAGCGGGATATAGCAGAAAGATTCCTGTTGCTATTACAACCAGTAGTATGTGTGACCTTCCTGATGCTGTTATGAGAGATCCGAGACTTCCAATCCTGCCCTTTGTCATTCAGACAGAAGACGGAATATTTAAGGATGGTGTGCAGATTGGGGCTGATGAACTTGTAAGATACATAAAGGGCGGAAAGAAAGCTTTGTCAGCTCCTCCGTCAACAAGTGTATATACGGATTTTTTTGCAAACACATTAAAAACTGCGCATCACGTTATCTATATATCACTTACAACCAGTATGAGTGATGATTACGACAGAGCAGTTGAGGCATCAAAGGCCTTTGATAACGTGACGATAATCAATTCCGAATGCCTCTCAAGTGCAATGGGTCTTCTGGTTCTTATTGCATGTAAGCTCGCACAGAGAGATGTGCCGGTTGAGGAGATGATACAAGAGCTGGAGATGGTAAAGAAGAGGCTAAAGTGCAGCTTCATTATTGAAAATACTGATTTTATGTTAAAGAACGGCCGTATAAGCAAAAGCATGCACAGATTTGCCGAGTCTTTAAGTCTTCGCCCGTGGCTTAGGTTTAAGGATGATCAATCAGGAGTTGGGGGTATCTTTATCGGCAGTAAATGGAGTGTGTATAAGAGTTATATCAAAAGAGCCTTTCCGGTGGATCAGATTCCGGATTCCGATGTACTGTTTATCACCTATGTAGATATAGATTATGAAACCTTATTGCGAATAAAGAAGGAAGTAAGCAAAATAGCATATTTTGAGAATATTGTATTTCAGCAGGCTTCGGCCGCCATTTCTTCCAACTGCGGTCCGGGATCTTTTGGACTACTCTATTTTATAAAGAGTAATAAATCCTATAATGTTTCATCTCTTATTCCGACTGATATGAGCATTGAAGTCAATAATGATGTCGAAGGACAAATAGCAGATGAGAATGCTGCAGAAGATGAAGATATTCTTACAGATAATGATAATGAAAAGGAAATAGCTGCCGAAGATGAGACATCTAAGCCGTTGTGGTATGAAAGCATAGAAGGAATTGACGGTAAAATTGCTATACAAAACAGTGGTTCAGAGGATGCCTTTAAGACAGTTCTGAAAATTTTCTACGATTCAATAGAGGAAAAAGAGGAGGAACTGAAGACTGCTTATGAGTCTGAGGACTGGGAGAACTATACCATCAAAATTCATGCTCTTAAAAGCTCCTGTAAACTCATAGGAGCAATGAAACTGTCTGAGGAAGCTCTGGCTCTTGAGATGGCGGGAAAGGAAGGAAATACCGAATATATAAGGGACAATTATGACGGGTTTATGGAAAAGTATCATGAATACAAAGAGATTCTCGGTAAGCTTTATGAGGGCGAAGAAAAGGCAGACGAAAATGAGCCTGCAAAACCTTTGGCAGATTCCTTCCTTATGGAAAGTGTGTATGAAGCAATTGCCGCCGCTGCAGAAGACATGGATAGTGACGGAATAGATGAAGCACTGTCGGAACTTAGTGAATACGATGTTCAGGGCGATGATAAGGAGAAAATAGAAAATATTAAAAAGCTTGCTGCTAAGTATGACTATGAAGGAATTACACAGTTACTTGGTTCTCTTTGA